One genomic segment of Chthoniobacterales bacterium includes these proteins:
- a CDS encoding YqgE/AlgH family protein, with the protein MRNLGDGMQLSLAGSLLVAHPNMLDPNFRRAVLFISSHDAAEGAMGVILNRPLDKQVADLVNEAPPEGLADVPVFLGGPVGKNQLMFAAFEWHTGEGLRLNHNVGVDEAHQLVDQDPASVRAFVGYAGWTAGQLEAEMKQEAWILQKPTRAALTPARLPKLWFDIMRGLGPWYKMLAAAPDDPSLN; encoded by the coding sequence ATGCGCAATCTCGGCGACGGCATGCAGCTGAGCCTGGCCGGCTCCCTGCTCGTGGCTCACCCGAACATGCTCGATCCCAATTTCCGGCGGGCGGTCCTTTTCATTTCTTCGCACGACGCGGCCGAGGGGGCGATGGGGGTTATTCTGAATCGACCCTTGGATAAGCAGGTGGCCGATTTGGTAAATGAAGCGCCACCGGAAGGCCTGGCCGATGTGCCGGTATTCCTCGGCGGGCCTGTCGGGAAAAACCAATTGATGTTTGCCGCCTTCGAATGGCATACCGGAGAAGGACTGAGGTTGAATCACAACGTCGGCGTGGATGAGGCTCACCAACTCGTGGACCAGGATCCGGCGTCGGTGCGGGCTTTCGTCGGTTACGCGGGCTGGACCGCGGGCCAGCTCGAAGCGGAGATGAAACAGGAAGCGTGGATTTTGCAAAAACCAACCCGAGCCGCACTCACCCCGGCCCGCCTGCCAAAGCTCTGGTTTGACATCATGCGCGGCCTTGGCCCCTGGTACAAGATGCTGGCCGCGGCGCCGGACGATCCGTCGTTGAACTAA
- a CDS encoding transglutaminase family protein → MKLGLRYQTVYRYDEPVGFSPHEVRLFPRSDRFSRVRRLDFTASPKATIRYSRDVFENIVASCFFPERSKELEFRLAINLDLDEKDPFHFILENDAVETPFEYEPAIGQLLAPYRERRVKERLAVPGWEPPTSRKRRDTVGTLVELNRRLHECIGYERREEGAALSPTETLQLGRGACRDVAVLLAEILRQMGFAARLTSGYLRESESETRRAEGSLHAWTEVFLPGAGWIGLDGTNGVFCNHNFIAAAVGLTPADITPISGVYFHKKRVPAQMTSKLQLINL, encoded by the coding sequence ATGAAACTCGGGCTGCGCTATCAGACGGTCTACCGTTACGACGAGCCGGTCGGTTTCTCGCCCCACGAAGTCCGGCTGTTTCCGCGGAGCGATCGCTTCAGCCGCGTCCGCCGCCTTGATTTCACCGCCAGCCCCAAGGCGACCATTCGCTATTCGCGCGACGTGTTCGAAAACATCGTGGCCTCCTGTTTCTTCCCGGAACGGTCGAAAGAGCTGGAGTTCCGCCTCGCGATCAATCTCGACCTGGACGAAAAGGACCCGTTTCATTTTATCCTGGAAAACGATGCGGTGGAAACGCCGTTTGAGTATGAGCCCGCGATTGGCCAGTTGCTTGCGCCGTATCGGGAAAGGCGCGTCAAGGAGCGGCTGGCTGTGCCGGGGTGGGAACCGCCCACCAGCCGGAAACGGCGCGATACGGTCGGGACTCTTGTCGAGCTGAACCGGCGGCTGCATGAATGCATCGGCTACGAGCGGCGCGAGGAAGGGGCGGCGCTTTCCCCCACGGAAACGCTCCAGCTCGGTCGCGGGGCTTGCCGCGATGTGGCGGTCCTTCTCGCGGAAATTCTGCGGCAAATGGGGTTCGCCGCCCGCCTAACGAGTGGTTATTTGCGTGAAAGCGAGTCCGAAACCCGGCGGGCCGAAGGCTCGCTCCACGCCTGGACGGAGGTTTTCCTTCCCGGCGCGGGCTGGATTGGCCTGGATGGGACTAACGGCGTTTTCTGCAACCACAACTTTATTGCCGCTGCGGTTGGTCTCACTCCGGCGGACATCACTCCGATCAGCGGGGTGTATTTTCATAAGAAACGCGTCCCGGCGCAGATGACGAGCAAGCTGCAGTTGATCAATCTCTGA
- a CDS encoding 2-enoyl thioester reductase domain-containing protein, whose protein sequence is MSKTFKAAVYETHGNPAEVLSVVEFPWPTPAPNEVVVKMSAAPINPADLNSIEGKYPIKPALPATPGMEGAGVVFEAGSAVRDLAVGTQVILPHGFGTWREVAVIAADRLVAVPPGIEPIQAAMLKVNPVTAWRMLHDFVSLKRGDWLIQNAANSGAGQAVIQIAHELGYKTVNVVRRPELAEELRSLGGDVVLVDGENLRDEVAAATGKAPIRLALNAVGGENALRVAKCLASDGTMVTYGAMSLQPVCIPNGMLIFKNLRFTGFWVNKWYDAATPEQRAEMFAPLFEMAKRGLLRTKVEKTYGLSEAQRSATPREASELERSYSFSGRVGVSPAGFGILPKQSFQVRDRETRSPAGETPTLPETTTAAPPATAARVLFSTGASGA, encoded by the coding sequence ATGAGTAAAACTTTTAAGGCCGCCGTTTACGAAACGCACGGAAATCCGGCAGAGGTTTTGAGTGTGGTCGAGTTTCCCTGGCCAACGCCGGCCCCAAATGAAGTCGTAGTGAAGATGTCGGCCGCGCCGATTAATCCCGCCGATCTGAATTCGATCGAGGGAAAATATCCGATCAAGCCGGCCTTGCCCGCCACGCCCGGGATGGAAGGCGCGGGCGTCGTGTTTGAAGCGGGCTCCGCCGTTCGCGACCTGGCCGTGGGAACTCAGGTGATTTTGCCACACGGATTCGGGACCTGGCGCGAAGTTGCAGTGATCGCCGCGGACCGGCTGGTCGCCGTGCCACCCGGGATCGAGCCGATCCAGGCCGCGATGTTGAAGGTAAACCCGGTCACCGCCTGGCGGATGCTGCATGACTTCGTTTCGCTGAAGCGGGGCGACTGGCTGATTCAAAACGCGGCGAATTCCGGCGCCGGCCAGGCCGTGATCCAGATCGCGCATGAGCTCGGATACAAAACCGTGAACGTCGTCCGACGACCCGAGCTGGCGGAGGAGCTGCGTTCGTTAGGTGGCGACGTGGTTCTGGTGGACGGCGAAAATCTTCGCGACGAAGTGGCAGCGGCTACGGGGAAAGCGCCAATCCGGTTGGCGCTGAATGCGGTCGGCGGCGAGAATGCGTTGCGGGTCGCGAAATGTCTCGCCTCAGATGGGACGATGGTTACCTACGGCGCGATGAGTTTGCAGCCAGTCTGCATTCCGAATGGGATGCTGATTTTCAAGAACCTGCGGTTCACCGGTTTTTGGGTGAACAAATGGTACGACGCTGCGACGCCCGAGCAGCGCGCCGAAATGTTCGCGCCGCTGTTCGAGATGGCGAAGCGCGGCTTGCTGCGGACGAAGGTGGAGAAAACCTATGGGCTAAGTGAAGCGCAGCGATCGGCCACGCCTCGAGAAGCAAGCGAACTGGAAAGATCGTATTCATTCTCGGGTAGGGTGGGCGTCTCGCCCGCCGGTTTTGGCATCTTGCCAAAACAATCTTTTCAAGTTCGCGATCGCGAGACGCGATCCCCGGCGGGCGAGACGCCCACCCTACCCGAGACAACTACGGCAGCGCCGCCGGCTACTGCGGCGCGGGTTCTTTTTTCGACTGGCGCTTCAGGAGCGTGA
- the yidC gene encoding membrane protein insertase YidC has translation MDRQAWIAVTLCVLGLIGWQIYSVSHAPPRVPVTVSPTPAPPDQSIAAASPGPGVNPTSAATPATSATAAPSPAAETGPAFAEKSETLRNGDVEFHLTNRGGAITEAVLLNHTVDNGQRVVLNGPDRIPIGAIVEQPDTAALPEFALERQGDGSVQFERKTPEGVNIRKRFFFPATTEKKDNFVAEMDVDFRNDGAQPYNNAGYFVTLGSTRPIHPKDMPNYTRLAWSVEGKANGIDVSWFPAQNYPLVGVQKREAKTFYREKVNGAEWAGMTNQFFTDLVTPLSAKAVELWARPFEIKRSDGPSLQGMEGAMGMPGFALQPGQTTSLRFQLYAGPKLYGRLAKLEHNEAEIMNFGLWKLISQFLLNFMNLIHSWIGSYGFSIVLLTACVKGVLWPLQNKANRSMRKMSALAPKMQELKEKYKDDPTRMNQEVMKLYKEHGVNPVGGCLPMMIQIPIFFGLFSMLGQAAELRNERFLWVHDLSQPDTLFTIPGLSWIPILGNPAGLPINILPLIMGATNLWLMRMTPKTGDSTQQKVMMFMPLIFLFFCYNFAAALALYYTTQNLFTILQLYQNRKQPAPVLEKVAPAGKRDRKARR, from the coding sequence ATGGATCGACAAGCATGGATTGCCGTTACGCTTTGCGTTCTGGGCCTCATCGGATGGCAAATCTACTCCGTCTCTCACGCCCCGCCGCGCGTTCCGGTCACGGTTTCGCCGACACCGGCGCCGCCTGACCAATCGATCGCCGCGGCATCACCCGGCCCCGGCGTTAATCCAACGTCCGCCGCAACTCCGGCAACCTCGGCCACCGCCGCGCCCTCCCCGGCGGCGGAAACTGGCCCCGCGTTCGCCGAGAAATCGGAGACGTTGCGCAACGGCGACGTGGAATTTCATCTGACGAATCGCGGTGGCGCCATAACCGAGGCGGTCTTGCTAAATCACACCGTGGACAACGGCCAGCGCGTTGTCCTGAATGGCCCGGATCGCATCCCCATCGGGGCCATCGTCGAACAACCGGACACGGCTGCTCTGCCCGAGTTCGCCCTCGAGCGGCAGGGGGACGGCAGCGTCCAGTTCGAACGCAAAACGCCGGAAGGCGTGAACATTAGGAAACGGTTCTTCTTTCCGGCGACGACGGAAAAGAAAGACAATTTCGTGGCGGAAATGGATGTCGATTTCCGGAATGACGGCGCCCAGCCCTACAACAATGCGGGATACTTCGTCACCCTGGGCTCGACCCGCCCGATCCATCCCAAGGACATGCCGAATTACACCCGGCTCGCCTGGTCGGTGGAGGGAAAGGCGAATGGGATCGATGTGAGCTGGTTCCCGGCGCAGAATTATCCGCTGGTCGGCGTTCAGAAACGCGAGGCCAAGACGTTCTACCGTGAAAAGGTGAATGGCGCCGAATGGGCTGGGATGACGAACCAGTTCTTTACCGACCTCGTTACGCCCCTCAGCGCTAAGGCCGTCGAACTTTGGGCGCGGCCATTTGAGATCAAGCGTTCCGATGGTCCCTCGCTCCAGGGGATGGAAGGCGCGATGGGTATGCCAGGCTTCGCGCTTCAGCCCGGGCAGACCACCTCATTGCGCTTCCAGCTTTACGCCGGCCCGAAACTTTACGGCCGTCTCGCCAAACTGGAGCACAACGAAGCCGAGATCATGAATTTCGGACTCTGGAAATTGATCAGCCAGTTCCTGCTCAATTTCATGAACCTGATCCACAGCTGGATCGGCAGCTACGGGTTCTCGATTGTTCTGCTCACCGCCTGTGTCAAAGGCGTTCTCTGGCCACTCCAAAACAAGGCCAACCGGTCGATGCGCAAGATGTCGGCGCTCGCGCCGAAAATGCAGGAGCTCAAGGAGAAGTACAAGGACGATCCCACCCGGATGAACCAGGAGGTGATGAAGCTCTACAAGGAGCACGGAGTTAATCCGGTCGGCGGCTGTCTGCCGATGATGATTCAGATCCCAATTTTCTTCGGTCTCTTCAGCATGCTTGGACAGGCGGCGGAGCTGCGGAACGAGCGCTTTCTTTGGGTGCACGATCTCTCCCAACCCGACACGCTTTTCACGATTCCGGGCCTGAGTTGGATCCCAATTCTGGGCAACCCCGCCGGTTTACCCATCAATATTCTCCCCCTGATCATGGGGGCCACCAACCTCTGGCTGATGCGGATGACGCCCAAGACGGGCGATTCGACCCAGCAAAAGGTCATGATGTTCATGCCGCTGATCTTTTTATTTTTCTGTTACAATTTCGCGGCGGCGCTGGCATTATATTACACGACGCAGAACCTGTTCACGATTCTGCAGCTTTATCAGAACCGGAAGCAGCCCGCGCCGGTCCTGGAAAAAGTTGCGCCGGCAGGGAAGCGCGATCGCAAAGCACGACGATGA
- a CDS encoding cation diffusion facilitator family transporter translates to MMAERAHPIANDPASNMQSGPRLALIGMMVNVVLAAAKVSAGLLGNSYVLIADGIESTLDIAGSIVIWGGLKFASRPPDDTHPYGHGKAEPMAAGIVAVGVIVAAIALAVQSVREIFTPHHGPAPFTLVVLVVVIGVKEFLYRAVSRIGKRVESTAVQTDAWHHRADALTSAAAFIGISVALIGGEKWYSADDWAALFACAVIATNGCRLLFPALHEMLDTAPRGEIVSRIQQAAESVAGVCNVEKCLVRKMGISFYADLHVGVDGNMSVRDGHEIAHRVKDAIKQTDPRIADVLVHIEPEE, encoded by the coding sequence ATGATGGCGGAGCGAGCTCACCCTATCGCGAACGATCCTGCCAGCAATATGCAAAGTGGGCCGCGCCTCGCCCTTATCGGCATGATGGTCAACGTGGTGCTCGCGGCGGCCAAGGTCAGCGCGGGCCTGCTTGGGAATTCCTACGTGCTGATTGCCGACGGCATCGAATCGACGCTCGATATTGCCGGCTCGATCGTGATCTGGGGCGGCTTGAAGTTTGCCTCGCGCCCGCCGGACGACACTCATCCTTACGGACACGGGAAAGCCGAGCCAATGGCCGCAGGCATCGTGGCCGTGGGCGTCATCGTGGCTGCGATCGCGCTGGCCGTGCAAAGCGTGCGCGAGATTTTCACTCCGCACCATGGCCCGGCGCCCTTCACTCTCGTCGTCCTTGTGGTGGTGATTGGGGTAAAGGAATTTCTCTACCGTGCTGTTAGCCGCATCGGCAAGCGGGTGGAGAGCACCGCGGTTCAGACCGATGCCTGGCATCATCGCGCCGACGCGCTGACTTCCGCAGCCGCATTTATCGGCATCTCAGTTGCGCTCATCGGCGGCGAGAAATGGTACAGCGCCGACGATTGGGCGGCGCTCTTTGCCTGCGCCGTGATCGCGACCAACGGTTGTCGGCTGCTCTTTCCCGCCTTACACGAAATGCTTGATACGGCGCCGAGAGGCGAAATTGTCTCCAGGATTCAGCAGGCGGCGGAATCGGTCGCCGGCGTGTGTAACGTCGAGAAATGTCTGGTCCGCAAAATGGGCATTTCGTTTTACGCGGACCTGCACGTTGGGGTGGATGGCAATATGTCGGTGCGCGACGGCCACGAGATTGCCCACCGGGTAAAAGACGCGATCAAGCAAACCGATCCGCGGATTGCCGATGTGCTGGTGCACATTGAGCCGGAGGAGTAG
- the yidD gene encoding membrane protein insertion efficiency factor YidD: MVFLARLFIRGYQILLSPVLSLLEGPGGGCRFEPTCSAYFLEALETHGIWRGTWLGLCRLGRCNPWGGRGHDPVPPRSHGKHGHPASVVCE, translated from the coding sequence ATGGTTTTCCTGGCGCGTCTTTTTATTCGCGGTTATCAAATTCTGCTCTCGCCAGTGCTGTCCCTTCTGGAGGGTCCGGGTGGCGGTTGCCGGTTTGAACCGACGTGCTCCGCCTATTTTCTCGAAGCCTTGGAGACACACGGAATCTGGCGCGGGACCTGGCTGGGTCTGTGCCGGCTGGGTCGCTGCAACCCCTGGGGCGGGCGCGGCCACGATCCCGTGCCGCCACGGTCGCACGGCAAGCATGGCCATCCGGCCTCAGTCGTTTGTGAATAG
- the ald gene encoding alanine dehydrogenase produces MIIGVPKEIKAQEHRVGLIPSTATTLTRRGHTVLVQKNAGVGSGYLDQAYLDAGAQIVDTARKVYAEAEMIVKVKEPLKAEYGLLRKGQILFTYLHLAASKPLTDALLKSRVTGVAYETIQVGNKLPLLEPMSEIAGRMSVVMGAFYLAKHNGGNGVLLGGVPGVLPGKVVVIGGGTSGVNAARMAVGLKADVTILEVDAERMRFLDLTMPNVKTLYSNEANLTELMPSTDLLIGAVLVPGAKAPKLITREMLRLMKPGSVFVDIAIDQGGCAETSHATTHQNPVYVKEDVIHYCVANMPGAYARTSTQALSNATARYVELLANLGLEGACKKQPALTGGINTLDGKMTYAAVAEAHGLKYQAPF; encoded by the coding sequence ATGATCATTGGCGTTCCGAAAGAAATTAAGGCGCAAGAGCACCGCGTTGGGCTCATTCCTTCCACGGCCACGACCCTGACGCGGCGGGGCCACACGGTTCTCGTCCAGAAAAACGCCGGAGTCGGCTCGGGCTATCTCGACCAGGCGTACCTCGACGCGGGGGCGCAGATCGTCGACACGGCCAGGAAAGTTTACGCGGAAGCGGAGATGATCGTGAAAGTGAAGGAGCCGTTGAAAGCGGAGTACGGACTCCTGCGGAAAGGGCAGATTCTCTTCACCTATCTCCACCTCGCGGCGAGTAAGCCGCTCACGGATGCATTGCTGAAATCCCGGGTCACCGGCGTGGCGTACGAAACGATCCAAGTGGGCAACAAGCTGCCGTTGCTCGAGCCGATGAGCGAAATCGCGGGCCGAATGTCCGTCGTGATGGGAGCCTTTTACCTGGCGAAACATAATGGCGGCAACGGCGTCTTGTTAGGCGGAGTGCCGGGCGTTTTGCCGGGCAAAGTGGTGGTCATCGGCGGTGGGACTTCCGGGGTGAACGCGGCCCGAATGGCGGTGGGACTGAAAGCTGATGTGACTATTCTCGAAGTGGACGCCGAACGGATGCGGTTCCTCGACCTGACCATGCCCAACGTAAAGACGCTCTATTCCAACGAAGCGAACCTGACCGAGTTGATGCCGTCGACCGATCTCCTCATCGGCGCGGTGCTGGTTCCCGGAGCGAAGGCGCCCAAACTGATCACGCGCGAAATGTTGCGGCTCATGAAGCCCGGCAGCGTCTTCGTCGACATCGCGATCGACCAGGGGGGATGCGCGGAAACATCGCATGCGACCACGCACCAAAATCCGGTCTACGTGAAGGAAGATGTTATCCATTACTGTGTCGCGAACATGCCGGGCGCCTACGCGCGCACCTCGACCCAGGCGTTGAGCAATGCCACGGCGCGTTACGTCGAATTGCTGGCCAACCTAGGTTTGGAAGGCGCGTGCAAGAAGCAGCCGGCCCTCACCGGCGGGATCAACACGCTGGACGGGAAAATGACTTACGCGGCGGTCGCGGAAGCGCACGGGTTGAAATACCAGGCGCCGTTTTAG
- the recF gene encoding DNA replication and repair protein RecF (All proteins in this family for which functions are known are DNA-binding proteins that assist the filamentation of RecA onto DNA for the initiation of recombination or recombinational repair.): protein MLADLQLRNFRCFESLRVELASGFNFFLGRNGEGKTSILEAACVLLRLQSQRSSTLAPVVRFGEKSFGVAGRSGTHLLEFRYGRLRRKVTLDHVEQRPLDDYLRLGRVVSFANTDIDLVRGASEARRRYLDFLAAQIDPLYRPTLRAYERALRSRNALLKSPQPRWREIAAYDPPLLEQGAKLGRMRAQLVERLAPLAAEAHRGISRTGEALQLRFSPGNEEDFARHLADSRPEETRLRQTIVGPHRDDIELLVETKMANQYASEGQQRTVALALKIAQSRIFCLEEGTPPLLLLDDIFGELDPVRRNALLEQLPGEGQKLVTATTLDWRETQLNGPVFELRDRRVQTS from the coding sequence ATGCTCGCTGACCTTCAGCTCCGGAATTTTCGCTGCTTCGAATCGCTGAGGGTCGAGCTCGCGTCTGGCTTCAACTTTTTCCTTGGGCGAAACGGGGAGGGGAAGACTTCGATCCTCGAGGCGGCTTGTGTTCTCCTGCGCTTACAATCCCAACGCAGCTCCACCCTGGCGCCTGTCGTGCGCTTCGGAGAAAAATCGTTCGGCGTAGCCGGGAGAAGCGGAACTCATTTGCTCGAATTTCGTTACGGCCGGTTGCGCCGGAAGGTGACGCTGGATCACGTCGAACAACGACCGCTCGATGACTATTTGCGTCTCGGGCGGGTAGTTTCGTTTGCCAATACCGACATCGACTTGGTTCGTGGCGCTTCCGAAGCGCGGCGGCGTTACCTGGATTTCCTGGCGGCGCAAATCGATCCGCTTTATCGGCCCACCCTGCGCGCTTACGAACGCGCGCTCCGCTCGCGAAACGCGCTTCTGAAGTCGCCCCAGCCGCGTTGGCGCGAGATCGCGGCCTACGACCCGCCGCTCCTCGAACAGGGCGCGAAGCTCGGCCGGATGCGGGCGCAATTGGTCGAACGCCTGGCGCCCCTGGCGGCGGAAGCGCATCGTGGGATTAGTCGCACCGGAGAAGCCTTGCAGCTCCGGTTTTCGCCGGGAAATGAGGAGGACTTTGCCCGGCATCTGGCGGATTCGCGACCGGAGGAAACGCGTCTTCGCCAGACCATCGTCGGTCCGCATCGCGACGACATAGAGCTTTTGGTTGAGACAAAAATGGCAAATCAATACGCCTCCGAAGGCCAGCAGCGGACGGTCGCGCTCGCTTTGAAGATCGCGCAATCGCGGATTTTTTGCCTTGAAGAAGGAACGCCGCCCCTGCTCTTGCTCGACGATATTTTCGGGGAACTCGATCCCGTGCGGCGAAATGCGCTTCTGGAGCAACTGCCAGGGGAGGGACAAAAGCTCGTTACCGCCACGACGTTGGACTGGCGGGAAACGCAATTGAATGGCCCCGTTTTCGAATTGCGTGATCGTAGAGTGCAGACTTCCTAA
- a CDS encoding urea carboxylase-associated family protein: protein MKRLEPQTGTAFELRAGQQLRVIDVEGEQVADFIAFNSADKAEWLSSGRSIDYANRIYLTKGDILYSNRSRPMLTIVEDDVGRHDFLLTPCSPETFLIIYKNNAPHPSCFGNLAQHLAPFGIPPDSIPTTLNLFMNVEVGPDGVLKILPPRSKAGEAIVLRAEMDLIVGLTACSAEMSNNYRFKPIGFEIIG, encoded by the coding sequence ATGAAACGCCTCGAACCCCAAACTGGAACCGCCTTCGAGCTGCGCGCCGGTCAGCAGCTTCGGGTGATCGACGTCGAGGGCGAACAGGTTGCCGATTTCATCGCGTTTAACAGCGCGGATAAGGCCGAATGGCTCTCGTCCGGGCGCAGCATCGATTACGCGAATCGGATTTACCTCACCAAGGGCGACATTCTCTATTCGAATCGCAGCCGCCCGATGCTGACCATCGTCGAGGATGATGTCGGCCGGCACGATTTTCTGCTCACCCCGTGCAGTCCGGAAACGTTCCTGATCATTTACAAAAACAACGCGCCGCATCCGAGCTGTTTCGGGAATCTCGCCCAGCATCTGGCCCCTTTCGGCATCCCGCCGGATTCGATTCCCACAACGCTCAACCTTTTCATGAATGTCGAAGTCGGACCGGACGGTGTGCTCAAAATTCTTCCGCCGAGATCGAAAGCGGGTGAAGCGATCGTGCTGCGGGCCGAGATGGACCTGATTGTCGGGTTGACCGCCTGCTCGGCGGAGATGTCGAATAATTATCGGTTCAAGCCGATAGGCTTTGAGATCATCGGCTGA
- a CDS encoding R3H domain-containing nucleic acid-binding protein — protein MTPKELLDTILGYLGFVVQIDETQSEGGNPTLQIYMEESHTLIGRDGETLEAIQFLLNRLIQAKDKDAPKVIVDCEHYRSMREDRIVQRVRELAERVRASGRSLQLEPMNSYERRLVHNAFKDDPDVATWSPSDSARIKQITLLKRQSKKEPAPQ, from the coding sequence ATGACGCCGAAGGAATTACTCGACACCATCCTGGGATACCTGGGCTTCGTGGTTCAGATCGACGAAACCCAGAGCGAAGGGGGCAATCCAACCCTGCAGATCTACATGGAGGAAAGCCACACCCTGATTGGGCGCGACGGCGAGACGCTCGAAGCGATCCAGTTCCTGCTTAACCGGCTGATCCAGGCGAAAGACAAGGACGCGCCAAAAGTGATTGTTGATTGCGAGCATTACCGCTCGATGCGCGAAGACCGGATCGTGCAACGGGTGCGGGAACTGGCCGAGCGGGTTCGGGCGTCTGGGCGCTCTTTGCAGCTCGAGCCGATGAACTCCTATGAGCGCCGGCTCGTTCACAACGCCTTCAAAGACGATCCCGACGTGGCGACCTGGAGTCCATCTGATTCCGCGCGGATCAAGCAGATCACGCTCCTGAAGCGCCAGTCGAAAAAAGAACCCGCGCCGCAGTAG
- the rnpA gene encoding ribonuclease P protein component, which translates to MQSARLSFPKTKRLTSPMEFGRVKSEGTSERGRFLVLGVFAREDETGFRAGFVTSKRLGGAVIRNRVRRRLRDLVRTEQARLRAGFWFVVVARPAAARATYPELKDEWLRLAERASILAP; encoded by the coding sequence ATGCAATCGGCGCGCCTTTCGTTCCCGAAGACGAAGCGGTTGACCAGCCCGATGGAATTTGGGCGGGTCAAGTCGGAAGGAACTTCTGAGCGGGGGCGCTTCCTTGTCCTGGGCGTGTTTGCCCGGGAGGATGAGACTGGCTTCCGGGCCGGCTTTGTCACTTCGAAGAGGCTGGGCGGAGCGGTGATCCGAAATCGGGTCCGGCGGCGGCTTCGGGACCTGGTGCGGACCGAACAAGCAAGGTTGCGGGCCGGTTTTTGGTTCGTTGTCGTGGCGCGTCCGGCGGCCGCGCGCGCCACCTACCCGGAGCTGAAAGATGAGTGGTTGCGCCTCGCGGAGCGTGCTTCTATCCTAGCGCCCTGA
- a CDS encoding DUF4230 domain-containing protein, producing the protein MNSNQLPSRRKFSWPLAFTLVALLVAAVLVFVFWRLETWPARSARQSAAELERLGRDVRDAFVEVAQLQPRITINNRIYLERTTATAQLAILSRQVEVEHELLHTWAGSTKRIKLHGTFTAKAGFDLQRDVAVDLRPEEIAVSLPHATILGVEQKQIEVLAFENGFWNRISAEDLEAQLAVLPDLAWQKAAESGILAEAETALQKQLDDRIHAGRPLHVQFQVAPANQ; encoded by the coding sequence ATGAATTCAAACCAGCTTCCATCGCGGCGAAAGTTTTCCTGGCCGCTCGCTTTTACCCTGGTCGCCTTGCTCGTCGCGGCCGTCCTCGTCTTTGTTTTCTGGCGGCTGGAAACGTGGCCCGCCCGGTCCGCGCGGCAAAGCGCGGCGGAATTGGAACGCCTCGGGCGTGACGTTCGGGATGCCTTCGTAGAGGTGGCGCAATTGCAGCCGCGGATCACGATCAACAACCGCATTTACCTCGAGCGAACAACGGCGACCGCTCAGCTCGCGATCCTTTCCCGCCAGGTCGAGGTCGAACATGAATTGCTCCATACCTGGGCCGGCAGCACGAAACGGATAAAGCTTCACGGCACCTTCACCGCGAAGGCCGGTTTCGATCTCCAGCGTGATGTCGCCGTCGACCTGAGACCGGAGGAGATCGCGGTCAGCCTGCCGCACGCGACGATTCTGGGCGTCGAACAAAAGCAGATCGAGGTGCTCGCGTTCGAAAATGGTTTTTGGAATCGAATCTCCGCGGAAGACCTCGAAGCCCAGCTGGCTGTTCTTCCCGATCTCGCCTGGCAAAAAGCGGCCGAAAGCGGAATCCTCGCGGAAGCGGAGACGGCGCTGCAAAAACAGCTCGACGACCGGATCCATGCCGGCCGGCCCCTGCACGTCCAGTTCCAGGTGGCGCCGGCCAACCAATAG
- a CDS encoding transposase, with protein MSPPGHLAHLSSYRDNPIVFFTVCTYRRKTILANPECHRILRGIWERSANLDGWWVGDYILMPDHVHFFARPEIEGRPTAEWIQMWKGVSSRQIAKAFGIRPPVWQADYFDRYLRSSESYSAKWDYVEQNAVRAGLVKQVEDWPYRGVIHDLMF; from the coding sequence ATGTCTCCCCCCGGACATCTCGCCCATCTGTCCTCGTATCGTGATAACCCGATCGTCTTCTTCACTGTTTGCACCTATCGAAGAAAAACGATTCTCGCGAATCCAGAATGCCACCGCATCTTGCGTGGGATTTGGGAACGCTCCGCAAATCTCGATGGCTGGTGGGTCGGCGATTACATCTTGATGCCGGACCATGTTCACTTTTTCGCGCGACCGGAAATCGAGGGGCGCCCCACCGCGGAATGGATTCAGATGTGGAAGGGAGTCAGCTCACGCCAAATCGCCAAGGCCTTTGGGATTCGACCTCCCGTCTGGCAGGCTGATTACTTCGATCGCTATTTGAGATCGAGCGAGAGCTATTCGGCTAAGTGGGATTACGTCGAACAAAACGCGGTTCGCGCCGGATTAGTGAAGCAGGTGGAAGATTGGCCGTACCGTGGCGTCATTCACGATTTGATGTTTTGA